In the genome of Pelodiscus sinensis isolate JC-2024 chromosome 3, ASM4963464v1, whole genome shotgun sequence, one region contains:
- the STX11 gene encoding syntaxin-11, whose product MKDRLWDLYELAKLYNQQFPNNEDDENLPDETLLFETDDALASLYKVIQSIRTDNLHLKDDVRRLGKQNSRFLTSMRRLSSIKRDTNSIAKDIKARGEGIHRKLQTMKDFSEDAETKHGTMSVITRVSKNHYVDLMHAFQEAMFEYNEAEMNQRENCKIRIQRQLEIMGKDVSGNQIEDMIEQGKWDVFSENLLSDVRGARAALNEIETRHKELMKLESRIREVHELFLQVALLVEQQADTFDIIQLNVEKVENYVGEAKCQVRKALEYRRKHPCRTLLCCCFSCFKRFGQKQEERDI is encoded by the exons ATGAAAGACCGGCTATGGGACCTGTATGAATTAGCCAAGCTTTATAACCAACAGTTTCCTAACAATGAGGATGATGAGAATTTACCTGATGAAACACTCCTGTTTGAGACGGATGATGCTCTTGCAAGCCTTTACAAAGTTATCCAGAGTATCAGAACAGACAACCTCCACCTGAAAGATGATGTCAGGCGGCTAGGTAAACAAAATAGCCGCTTTCTTACCTCCATGCGCCGCCTCAGTAGCATCAAACGAGATACTAACAGCATTGCCAAAGACATCAAAGCTCGTGGAGAAGGCATCCATAGGAAACTCCAAACAATGAAAGACTTTAGTGAAGATGCAGAAACAAAACATGGCACAATGTCTGTCATAACCCGTGTATCAAAGAATCACTATGTTGACCTCATGCATGCCTTTCAGGAAGCCATGTTTGAGTACAATGAGGCAGAGATGAACCAGCGGGAGAACTGCAAGATTCGGATCCAGAGACAGCTGGAAATCATGGGCAAAGATGTTTCAGGAAACCAGATTGAGGACATGATCGAGCAAGGCAAATGGGATGTTTTCTCTGAGAATCTCCTATCTGATGTTAGAGGGGCTCGTGCAGCCTTGAATGAAATAGAGACACGGCACAAAGAGTTGATGAAGTTGGAGTCTCGGATCAGGGAAGTTCATGAGCTCTTTCTGCAGGTGGCACTGCTGGTGGAGCAACAGGCTGACACCTTTGACATTATTCAGCTGAATGTGGAAAAAGTTGAGAACTATGTAGGAGAGGCTAAATGTCAGGTGAGGAAAGCTTTGGAATATAGGAGGAAGCACCCTTGTCGAACACTCCTCTGCTGTTGCTTCTCATGCTTCAAAAG GTTTGGACAAAAACAGGAGGAGAGAGACATTTAA